In the genome of Vicia villosa cultivar HV-30 ecotype Madison, WI linkage group LG7, Vvil1.0, whole genome shotgun sequence, one region contains:
- the LOC131616890 gene encoding uncharacterized protein LOC131616890 gives MARPFELVKNINNTKELWKVDVLIHHKWTVLNKNKEHFELVVVDKDGCDIHVNVPHPFKQAYDSLLTIGNTYTISNFQVSLNDMLFKPSDHKFILTFTGGTSVTDKNKHQIPAKPLKFTSFTDIMSGNWKKDVLIEIGYTQLQQGGKKQQINLSLKYLSDNVLNCTLWEGYAMQFHEFSKNRKDTTPLIIVLQYAKVKEEGKYPLCVSNTFNVTKLILNDDFPQIKEFIESLPKISEAESSSQALSLQSQTLSQYSTSSQHTLYDKLMYKATVLPLVEIVKLKELAQCVTVATITKLKAAQGGWYYQACHQCPRVAKGNEPPYEFFNSGTKSSFVIWDREAFQLLKVTAAQMRTNLLEAGITDPLEFPVALDALVGMTMVFKVKWQPDWENASVMSIFEDDIVKKDILRSFGQELPNSQNMLTPNVTQNNESVAEASHLDDWDIIPETDITSDALPDPVTPTSAAKRIAPHESHDITPLSQTSEVQQSSTKMKKHIKLEN, from the exons ATGGCTAGACCCTTTGAGTTGGTGAAGAACATTAACAATACGAAGGAGCTTTGGAAAGTTGATGTTCTTATACATCACAAATGGACCGTTCTCAATAAGAACAAGGAACATTTTGAGTTGGTTGTCGTTGATAAAGAT GGTTGTGACATCCATGTCAACGTTCCACATCCTTTTAAACAGGCTTATGATTCACTTTTAACCATTGGCAACACTTATACAATCTCAAACTTCCAAGTCTCTCTTAATGATATGCTTTTCAAGCCTTCAGATCATAAATTTATATTGACATTTACTGGTGGTACATCTGTTACCGACAAGAATAAACATCAAATTCCTGCAAAGCCACTTAAATTCACTTCTTTCACTGATATTATGTCTGGGAATTGGAAAAAGGATGTTCTAATAG AAATTGGCTACACCCAACTACAACAGGGGGGCAAGAAACAACAGATCAATCTATCGTTGAAATATTTGTC GGACAACGTTTTGAATTGCACTTTGTGGGAAGGATATGCAATGCAGTTCCATGAATTCAGTAAAAATAGAAAGGACACAACTCCCCTCATTATTGTTTTGCAATATGCAAAAGTCAAGGAAGAAG GAAAGTATCCATTATGTGTTTCTAACACCTTCAACGTTACAAAGTTGATTCTCAATGATGACTTTCCTCAGATTAAAGAATTTATTGAAAG ccTACCAAAAATCAGTGAGGCTGAATCTTCAAGTCAGGCTTTGAGCCTGCAGTCCCAGACACTGTCTCAATACTCAACTTCTTCTCAACACACTCTTTATGATAAACTAATGTATAAAGCAACCGTACTTCCTTTGGTTGAAATTGTAAAACTCAAGGAG TTAGCTCAATGTGTTACCGTTGCGACAATAACCAAACTCAAGGCTGCTCAAGGTGGATGGTATTACCAAGCATGTCATCAGTGTCCTAGGGTTGCTAAAGGGAATGAACCACCCTATGAAT ttTTTAATTCTGGAACAAAATCATCATTTGTAATATGGGACCGTGAAGCTTTTCAACTTTTGAAGGTCACTGCTGCTCAGATGCGCACTAATTTACTTGAG GCTGGTATTACCGACCCTCTTGAGTTCCCAGTGGCGCTTGATGCTTTAGTTGGAATGACCATGGTTTTCAAGGTCAAATGGCAACCTGATTGGGAAAATGCGTCTGTTATGTCTATATTTGAAGATGACATTGTAAAAAAGGATATACTGCGTTCATTTGGACAGGAATTG CCTAATTCCCAGAACATGCTAACTCCTAATGTAACACAG AACAATGAGAGTGTTGCTGAGGCTTCACATTTGGATGATTGGGACATCATTCCG GAAACTGATATTACATCTGATGCATTGCCGGACCCTGTTACACCAACTTCAGCTGCTAAACGGATTGCTCCACATGAATCACATGACATTACTCCTTTATCTCAGACGTCTGAAGTACAACAGTCTTCCACAAAGATGAAAAAGCATATCAAACTGGAGAATTAG
- the LOC131616894 gene encoding uncharacterized protein LOC131616894: protein MEPPHFSKEQSPAFLARKRRRLSLITKKNNSTNVNSSQSPHQHLTPIPTSVTFENTVNTPPTSTQHQCPISTNHRMTNILPIHLANKENVYPYFSKNPTTTPIPTTPSMEYTPFPTTTSKSFNQTILHHKPIVNAPSNPHTTPQTVLSQSPHSAFYTNLGSADYSNDDTCSQTDSDNAMEPNPGSDEDQTEVPILNSHDEVYSDIGDPVWECTHCGAYMWYQERKGKSTHTTIPKFSLCCKGGKIVAPLLVTPPPLLNTLLFDPNLKDANNFQNNIRTYNAMFSFTSPGMKFDTSINEGGGPPTLRLHGQTCHRIGSLLPEQGQIPKYAQLYIFDTDNEVNNGIKCFKDSKNVDRSIVTKLKLMLDEYNPHAKAFRMARDMMKQTGFQDLKLKLISERSSNGRVYNHPTVSEVAALIVGDVDTASKRDIIVQHRDGHLQRIDEFHSAYLSYQYPMIFPYGEDGYRDNILHKFKHEKQVTKQNRQTIKDWLCFRLQERKNEARTLLHSRRLFQQFLVDGYTMMESERLNWLRKNQSKLRVGKYTRINEQCESSQQQAHSKTGRRVVLPSSFVGSKRYMDQLYFDGMAISSAIGFPDLFITFTCNPKWPEITRHLSKRNLNPADRSDIVSKVFKMKFDELMVDITKRHVLGKVLAYIYTIEFQKRGLPHAHILIFLHPQSKYPTPPDIDKIISAEIPDPQLHPRLYQLVKTQMMHGPCGLARPKCPCMKNGRCSKFFPKKFNETTIVDHDGYPVYKRSSQTFTITKNGITLDNRFVVPYNTRLLLKYDAHINMEWCNQSTSIKYLFKYIHKGYDRITASVSRSRTSCSNADKVIDEIKEYLDCRYVSPTEACWRLFSYKIHGRKPAVERMFYHLIGEKPLYYTDFERMENVLEKASITESMFTLWLLANDRYEEAQQLTYGQFVSKFVYVKKTRSWKPRKKGFTIGRLIWVPPTTGELYYLRMMLTVVKGLKNYEDIRKVGDRQYDSFRDACFAMGFLEDDREYIGAIKEAIINMNIGYFETIINV, encoded by the exons ATGGAACCTCCACATTTTTCCAAGGAACAAAGCCCGGCTTTCTTGGCTAGAAAGAGAAGAAGACTCAGCTTGATCACAAAGAAAAACAACTCCACCAATGTTAATTCCTCTCAATCCCCTCATCAGCATCTCACACCCATTCCAACTTCTGTGACATTTGAAAATACTGTCAATACACCTCCTACATCAACCCAACACCAATGTCCTATTTCAACTAACCATCGAATGACAAACATCCTTCCTATTCACCTTGCCAATAAAGAAAATGTTTACCCTTATTTCAGCAAAAACCCAACAACTACTCCCATTCCAACTACGCCTTCCATGGAATATACACCTTTTCCCACAACTACATCAAAATC CTTCAATCAAACCATTCTTCATCATAAACCAATTGTTAATGCACCTTCCAACCCTCATACAACACCCCAAACtgttttgtcccagagcccacaTTCTGCTTTTTATACAAATTTGGGTTCTGCTGATTACTCAAATGATGATACCTGCAGCCAAACTGATTCGGACAATGCTATGGAGCCCAATCCAGGTTCAGATGAAGATCAAACTGAAGTTCCTATACTGAATTCCCATGATGAAG TATACTCTGATATTGGAGATCCTGTATGGGAGTGCACACACTGTGGTGCCTATATGTGGTATCAGGAGCGTAAAGGGAAGTCAACACATACAACTATACCAAAGTTCAGTTTATGTTGTAAGGGAGGAAAAATTGTTGCACCATTATTGGTAACACCACCACCACTTCTTAACACTCTTCTGTTCGATCCCAATTTGAAAGATGCaaataatttccaaaacaacatACGAACCTACAATGCAATGTTTTCGTTTACATCCCCTGGAATGAAGTTTGACACTTCCATCAACGAAGGCGGAGGTCCTCCAACATTACGACTACACGGACAAACATGCCACAGAATCGGAAGTTTGCTTCCTGAACAAGGACAAATACCAAAATATGCTCAACTATATATTTTTGATACGGACAATGAAGTTAACAACGGAATCAAATGTTTCAA GGACAGCAAAAATGTGGACAGGTCTATTGTAACTAAGTTAAAGTTGATGTTAGATGAATATAATCCTCATGCCAAAGCTTTTAGAATGGCAAGGGACATGATGAAACAAACAGGTTTTCAAGATCTTAAACTGAAACTTATTTCGGAAAGATCTTCCAACGGTCGTGTCTATAACCATCCAACTGTGTCGGAAGTTGCTGCTCTTATCGTTGGTGACGTGGACACCGCATCTAAGAGAGACATCATTGTTCAACATCGtgatggtcatctccaacggatAGATGAGTTTCATTCAGCTTATCTATCCTATCAATATCCGATGATATTTCCATACGGAGAAGATGGATACAGAGATAATATACTACATAAGTTTAAACATGAAAAGCAGGTTACCAAGCAAAATCGTCAAACTATCAAAGATTGGCTATGTTTCCGATTGCAAGAACGTAAAAATGAGGCGAGGACACTTCTGCACTCAAGGAGACTATTTCAACAGTTTTTAGTGGATGGATATACAATGATGGAATCAGAACGACTtaactggttgagaaaaaatcaATCCAAGCTAAGAGTTGGGAAATATACAAGAATTAATGAACAATGTGAAAGCAGTCAGCAGCAAGCGCATTCTAAAACTGGCAGAAGAGTTGTCTTACCATCCTCATTTGTAGGTAGCAAGAGATATATGGATCAATTGTATTTTGATGGAATGGCTATTTCCAGTGCAATTGGTTTCCCTGATTTATTTATAACATTTACCTGCAATCCTAAATGGCCTGAGATTACACGTCACCTATCCAAAAGGAATTTAAACCCAGCAGATCGTTCGGACATAGTTTCAAAGGTCTTCAAAATGAAGTTTGACGAACTGATGGTTGACATAACAAAGCGACATGTTCTTGGAAAAGTGTTGGCAT ACATCTACACTATAGAATTCCAAAAAAGAGGATTGCCACATGCTCATATTCTCATTTTTTTACATCCACAAAGCAAGTACCCAACCCCACCTGATATTGACAAAATAATTTCAGCTGAGATACCGGATCCCCAACTGCATCCTAGGCTGTATCAGTTAGTTAAGACACAGATGATGCATGGTCCATGTGGTCTTGCTCGACCGAAATGTCCCTGCATGAAAAATGGTAGATGTTCAAAGTTTTTCCCTAAAAAGTTCAATGAAACTACCATTGTTGATCATGATGGTTACCCGGTTTACAAGAGAAGTTCACAAACTTTTACCATTACTAAAAACGGTATTACCTTGGACAACAGATTTGTGGTTCCCTATAATACCAGGTTACTTCTTAAATATGATGCTCACATCAACATGGAGTGGTGTAACCAAAGCACCTCAATCAAATACCTCTTCAAATACATTCACAAGGGTTACGACCGAATCACTGCATCTGTTTCGCGATCAAGAACATCATGCAGTAATGCTGATAAGGTAATTGATGAGATTAAAGAATACCTTGATTGTAGATACGTATCACCAACTGAGGCATGTTGGCGGCTATTTTCTTACAAGATTCATGGAAGGAAACCGGCTGTTGAACGTATGTTCTATCATCTTATCGGTGAGAAGCCATTGTACTACACTGATTTTGAAAGGATGGAAAATGTTTTAGAAAAAGCAAGTATAACTGAATCTATGTTTACTTTGTGGTTACTCGCAAATGATCGGTATGAGGAAGCACAACAATTGACATATGGGCAGTTTGTTTCTAAGTTTGTATATGTCAAGAAAACGCGCTCATGGAAACCAAGGAAAAAAGGTTTTACAATTGGAAGGCTCATTTGGGTTCCACCAACAACCGGGGAACTCTATTATCTAAGGATGATGCTAACAGTGGTGAAAGGACTAAAAAATTATGAAGATATTCGTAAGGTCGGAGATAGACAATACGACTCATTTAGGGACGCATGCTTCGCAATGGGTTTCCTGGAAGATGATAGAGAATATATAGGTGCTATTAAAGAGGCCATCATAAATATGAATATAGGATACTTTGAAACCATCATAAATGTATAG